In Apium graveolens cultivar Ventura chromosome 10, ASM990537v1, whole genome shotgun sequence, the following are encoded in one genomic region:
- the LOC141691270 gene encoding uncharacterized protein LOC141691270 → MAKWAIRLSTYDITYDTRTAIKSQALADFVADFSPSQMTDAEQEFRQILSRVDMKPWTLYTDGASNVNGTGLGLALKSPQGDMIAQSVCCDFKATKNEAEYEALIMRLTVAKEMKIKNIDIKCDSLLIVNHVRGSYEAKDPKMAAYLDITKGLTDHFDNFSIEQDPRENNMQTDALDGLGAVFKNLGLNNIPVVHIMKHFMERLARGTETMTLDQHNDNTSEHVDDWIKVFKIYLQFGTVPTNNNEARVLRMKASRFTIIDGELFKKSSTGLL, encoded by the coding sequence ATGGCGAAGTGGGCAATACGACTAAGTACTTATGACATCACATACGATACAAGGACTGCCATAAAGTCACAAGCTTTGGCTGATTTTGTGGCCGATTTCAGTCCAAGCCAAATGACGGACGCTGAACAAGAGTTTCGGCAAATTCTTTCGAGGGTAGACATGAAGCCATGGACGCTGTATACAGACGGAGCATCTAACGTCAATGGAACAGGATTGGGGCTTGCCCTCAAATCGCCACAGGGGGATATGATAGCCCAATCGGTATGCTGTGACTTCAAAGCCACGAAAAATGAGGCCGAGTATGAAGCATTAATCATGAGACTTACAGTTGCTAAAGAAATGAAGATAAAAAACATTGACATTAAGTGTGATTCGTTACTTATTGTCAATCATGTCAGGGGCTCCTATGAAGCCAAAGATCCTAAAATGGCGGCTTACCTCGACATTACAAAAGGACTAACCGACCACTTTGATAACTTCAGCATAGAACAGGACCCAAGGGAGAATAATATGCAAACTGACGCATTGGATGGATTGGGAGCTGTGTTCAAGAATTTAGGCCTCAACAATATTCCAGTAGTCCACATCATGAAGCATTTTATGGAAAGACTAGCTCGTGGGACAGAAACAATGACTCTTGATCAACACAATGATAACACCAGTGAACACGTAGATGATTGGATAAAGGTGTTCAAAATTTACTTACAATTTGGAACAGTGCCGACCAACAACAATGAAGCAAGGGTTCTTAGGATGAAGGCGTCAAGGTTCACGATCATAGATGGGGAATTATTTAAGAAATCTTCTACAGGGCTGCTGTAA
- the LOC141691271 gene encoding uncharacterized protein LOC141691271, with protein MTCRGKWAEEFPLVFWSDRTTSKTSTGHTPYSLVYGTEAVLPTEIMVPTARYGLLTNDVNNVELSHDKDTVDELREMAKIRVATYQQRVANIDNKQVYIRTFRVGDMVLMKTFQNTMDVTAGKFADTWEGPYLIEAVVGRGAYRLSTMDGMQVPRAWNALHLKLYHV; from the coding sequence ATGACTTGCAGAGGAAAGTGGGCTGAAGAATTTCCTTTGGTATTCTGGTCAGATAGAACAACTTCAAAGACGTCTACAGGACATACGCCTTACAGTCTAGTTTATGGTACTGAAGCTGTGCTACCAACAGAGATCATGGTGCCAACGGCAAGATATGGACTTTTGACGAATGATGTGAACAATGTAGAATTATCACATGACAAGGACACAGTAGATGAGCTGAGGGAAATGGCAAAGATCAGGGTGGCTACTTATCAACAAAGAGTAGCCAATATCGACAATAAACAAGTTTACATAAGGACTTTCCGTGTTGGCGACATGGTGCTAATGAAGACATTCCAGAACACGATGGACGTGACAGCAGGGAAGTTTGCTGACACTTGGGAAGGGCCTTATCTCATAGAAGCAGTCGTAGGACGTGGGGCATACCGACTGTCCACTATGGATGGAATGCAAGTACCAAGAGCCTGGAACGCTTTACACCTAAAACTTTATCATGTGTAA